A genomic segment from Pseudomonas sp. S09G 359 encodes:
- the purU gene encoding formyltetrahydrofolate deformylase produces the protein MDASSEHYILKITCPAASGIVATISACLAQQQCYISELAQFDDEFTGQFFMRAVFRFNTGVSGDIGALREGLGDLAGGFDMQWQLFSSRQPTRVLLMVSKFDHCLTDLLYRHRKGEMDMHITAVVSNHLDLRAMAEREGIRFIYLPITKDSKASQEAELMRIVEDTQTDLVVLARYMQILSDGLCQQLSGRAINIHHSFLPGFKGAKPYHQAYDRGVKLIGATAHYVTSDLDEGPIIEQEIQRVDHTHLPDSLVAIGRDTETVALSKALKYHLEHRVFINQDKTVIFR, from the coding sequence ATGGACGCCTCCAGCGAACATTACATCCTCAAGATCACCTGCCCGGCGGCGTCCGGGATCGTCGCCACAATCAGCGCGTGCCTGGCCCAACAGCAGTGCTACATCAGTGAACTGGCGCAGTTTGACGACGAGTTCACCGGGCAGTTTTTCATGCGTGCGGTGTTCCGTTTCAACACTGGCGTGAGCGGTGACATCGGTGCCCTGCGTGAAGGCCTCGGCGACCTCGCCGGGGGCTTCGACATGCAATGGCAACTGTTCAGCTCGCGCCAGCCAACCCGTGTGCTGCTGATGGTGAGCAAGTTCGACCATTGCCTGACCGATCTGCTGTACCGCCACCGCAAGGGCGAGATGGACATGCACATCACCGCCGTGGTGTCCAACCACCTGGACCTGCGCGCCATGGCCGAGCGCGAGGGCATCCGTTTCATCTACCTGCCGATCACCAAGGACAGCAAAGCCAGCCAGGAAGCCGAGCTGATGCGCATCGTCGAAGACACCCAGACCGACCTGGTGGTGCTGGCGCGCTACATGCAAATCCTGTCCGACGGGCTGTGCCAGCAGTTGTCGGGGCGAGCGATCAACATTCATCACTCGTTCCTGCCCGGCTTCAAGGGCGCCAAGCCCTATCACCAGGCGTATGACCGCGGCGTGAAGCTGATCGGCGCCACCGCCCACTACGTCACCAGCGACCTCGACGAAGGCCCGATCATCGAGCAGGAAATCCAGCGCGTCGACCACACCCACCTGCCCGATTCGCTGGTCGCCATCGGCCGTGACACCGAAACCGTGGCCCTCTCCAAAGCCCTCAAATACCACCTGGAACACCGGGTATTCATCAACCAGGACAAGACAGTGATCTTTCGCTGA
- a CDS encoding aminomethyltransferase family protein produces MTHSWRISALAERHRALGSHLEDWNGMGTAWTYDSPLADHHEAIRTRAGLMDVSGLKKVHYVGPHAENLLQWATTRDIAKLYPGKSVYASMLDEDGKFVDDCIVYRTGPNAFMVVHGAGTGHEMLVRSAQGRHVAVLFDDDLHDLSLQGPLAVDLLAEHVPGIRQLAYFHHLQTRLFDRPVMISRTGYTGERGYEIFCKAADAPFLWDSLLEQGASLGVIPCAFTALDWLRVESSLMFFPYDNSQMYPFADQKAGDTLWEMGLDFTVSPGKQAFRGAEEHLRLRGQERFKITGVLLDGVRPAEAGDTLWQGNQQVGVITCGMYSRLSKRSMAIARMSVACAEPGIALQVRGSLEGSATTHALPFDDPQKSKRTAKG; encoded by the coding sequence ATGACCCATTCATGGCGTATTTCTGCATTGGCCGAGCGGCACCGCGCCCTCGGCTCCCATCTTGAAGACTGGAACGGCATGGGCACCGCCTGGACCTACGACAGCCCGCTGGCCGACCACCATGAAGCGATCCGCACCCGTGCCGGGCTGATGGACGTGTCCGGCCTGAAAAAAGTCCACTACGTCGGGCCTCACGCCGAAAACCTGTTGCAGTGGGCGACTACCCGCGATATCGCCAAGCTCTACCCCGGCAAGTCGGTGTATGCGTCGATGCTCGACGAGGACGGCAAATTCGTTGACGACTGCATCGTCTACCGCACCGGGCCCAACGCGTTCATGGTGGTGCATGGCGCCGGTACCGGGCACGAGATGCTCGTGCGCTCGGCCCAAGGCCGGCACGTGGCGGTGCTGTTTGACGACGACCTGCACGACCTGTCGCTGCAAGGCCCGCTGGCGGTGGACTTGCTGGCCGAGCACGTGCCCGGCATCCGCCAGCTGGCGTACTTCCACCACCTGCAAACGCGCCTGTTCGACCGCCCGGTGATGATCTCCCGCACCGGCTATACCGGCGAACGCGGCTACGAGATTTTCTGCAAGGCCGCCGATGCGCCGTTCCTGTGGGACAGCCTGCTCGAACAGGGCGCGAGCCTGGGCGTCATCCCCTGCGCCTTCACCGCCCTGGACTGGTTGCGGGTGGAAAGCTCGCTGATGTTCTTCCCGTACGACAACTCGCAGATGTACCCCTTCGCCGATCAAAAGGCCGGCGACACCCTCTGGGAGATGGGCCTGGACTTCACCGTGTCGCCCGGCAAGCAGGCCTTCCGTGGCGCCGAAGAACACCTGCGCCTGCGTGGCCAGGAGCGTTTCAAGATCACCGGTGTGCTGCTCGACGGCGTACGCCCGGCCGAGGCCGGCGACACCCTGTGGCAGGGCAACCAGCAAGTCGGCGTGATCACCTGCGGCATGTATTCGCGCCTGAGCAAACGCTCCATGGCCATCGCGCGCATGAGCGTCGCCTGCGCCGAACCGGGGATTGCCTTGCAGGTGCGCGGCAGCCTCGAAGGCAGCGCCACCACCCACGCGCTGCCCTTTGACGACCCGCAGAAAAGCAAACGCACGGCCAAGGGCTGA
- a CDS encoding DUF3445 domain-containing protein gives MPLQSSPVLSYRDDFSFRNSPAAIRRFPFPFIEDSYLYSVNIEPATSRDPGSIYEHAFDIDEHYRSEMAERALVLDKDPRRYLVMPHMQTAAWDALQMLMEHLAADYPEGFSLVRDGDRWHWRNHLLDIDQRFIFGDATSLPCAPLEFIGRQVQGDFALLDQRDGDLYMDAGLVTSPADWSLAFDAGMSFKQWHAPVPMAHQMGVFERALKYLLNLQVGQPVRRLNWTLTINPRLDSSPETFHEWGADRGKITAQNVGQQVHLRVELQVMARLPRSNAVMFSIRTYLISLDELVTRPGWGCRLHRVLRDLPEPIADYKGMTRYRATLVEWLSQFDPQA, from the coding sequence ATGCCCCTGCAATCAAGCCCCGTACTGAGTTATCGCGACGATTTCAGCTTTCGCAACAGCCCGGCAGCGATCCGGCGTTTCCCCTTTCCCTTTATCGAGGACAGCTACCTGTACTCGGTGAACATCGAACCGGCCACCTCCCGCGACCCCGGTTCCATCTACGAGCACGCCTTCGACATCGATGAGCACTACCGCTCGGAGATGGCCGAGCGCGCCCTGGTACTGGACAAAGACCCGCGCCGCTACCTGGTGATGCCGCACATGCAAACCGCCGCCTGGGATGCGTTGCAGATGCTCATGGAACACCTGGCCGCCGACTACCCAGAGGGCTTCAGCCTGGTGCGTGACGGCGACCGCTGGCATTGGCGCAACCACCTGCTGGACATCGACCAGCGCTTTATCTTCGGTGACGCCACCAGCCTGCCCTGCGCACCGCTGGAATTTATCGGCCGCCAGGTGCAGGGGGATTTCGCCTTGCTCGACCAGCGTGACGGCGACCTGTACATGGACGCCGGCCTGGTCACCAGCCCGGCCGATTGGTCCCTGGCCTTCGACGCCGGCATGAGCTTCAAGCAGTGGCATGCACCGGTGCCGATGGCCCACCAGATGGGCGTGTTCGAACGGGCGCTCAAGTACCTGCTCAACCTGCAAGTCGGCCAGCCGGTGCGCCGTCTGAACTGGACGCTGACCATCAACCCCCGCCTGGATTCGTCGCCGGAAACCTTCCATGAATGGGGCGCGGACCGCGGCAAGATCACCGCGCAAAACGTCGGCCAGCAGGTGCACCTGCGCGTCGAGTTGCAAGTGATGGCACGCCTGCCGCGCAGCAACGCGGTGATGTTCAGCATCCGCACCTACCTGATCAGCCTGGACGAACTGGTCACCAGGCCCGGTTGGGGCTGCCGCTTGCACCGCGTATTGCGCGACTTGCCCGAGCCCATCGCCGATTACAAAGGCATGACGCGTTATCGAGCAACCCTGGTCGAGTGGCTAAGCCAGTTCGACCCACAGGCCTGA
- a CDS encoding PDR/VanB family oxidoreductase, with product MSAALNVQVSAARMLTPVVREFTLVACDGSLPGFSPGSHVQVHVPLAEGKVRNAYSLTSDPAHTRHYRIAVRLQEASRGGSQYLHRQVQVGDTLQISPPANLFAPHGTARLHILIAAGIGITPFMAYIAALEQQHAAFELHYLFRPGLSDAYLDELQQRLGSRLHAYASRPDLSRILAHRPLGSHVYTCGPQSLLDAVAQQATQLGWPPTRVHSEAFKGAQPGQPFDLHLLRSGQRLRVEAEQSLLEALEHAGLQVPNLCRGGVCGQCITRHSGGAIEHRDSFLSPAEQADFLMPCVSRGSGPCVLLDL from the coding sequence ATGAGCGCGGCCCTCAATGTGCAGGTCAGCGCGGCCAGGATGCTCACGCCGGTGGTGCGCGAATTCACCCTGGTAGCCTGCGACGGCAGCCTGCCTGGCTTCTCCCCCGGCAGCCATGTGCAGGTGCATGTGCCGCTGGCCGAGGGCAAGGTGCGCAACGCCTATTCCCTCACCAGCGACCCGGCGCACACCCGCCACTACCGCATCGCCGTGCGCCTGCAGGAGGCCTCCCGCGGCGGCTCGCAGTACCTGCATCGGCAGGTGCAGGTGGGCGACACCTTGCAGATCTCGCCGCCGGCCAATCTGTTTGCGCCCCACGGTACGGCGCGCTTGCATATCCTGATCGCCGCCGGCATCGGCATCACGCCGTTCATGGCCTACATCGCCGCACTCGAACAGCAGCACGCCGCGTTCGAATTGCACTACCTGTTCCGCCCGGGCCTCAGCGATGCCTACCTTGATGAACTGCAACAGCGCCTGGGTTCGCGCCTGCACGCCTATGCCAGCCGCCCGGACCTGAGCCGCATTCTCGCCCACCGCCCGCTGGGCAGCCACGTCTACACCTGTGGCCCGCAGTCGCTGCTCGACGCCGTTGCGCAGCAGGCGACGCAACTCGGTTGGCCGCCAACGCGGGTGCATTCGGAAGCCTTCAAAGGCGCACAACCGGGGCAACCCTTCGACCTGCACCTGCTGCGCAGCGGCCAACGCCTGCGGGTCGAGGCCGAGCAGAGCCTGCTCGAAGCCCTCGAACACGCCGGCCTGCAAGTGCCCAACCTGTGCCGTGGCGGGGTGTGCGGCCAGTGCATCACGCGCCACAGCGGCGGCGCGATTGAACACCGCGACAGTTTCCTCAGCCCGGCCGAGCAGGCCGACTTTCTGATGCCCTGCGTCTCGCGCGGCAGCGGCCCCTGCGTTTTGCTGGACCTCTAG
- a CDS encoding dimethylamine monooxygenase subunit DmmA family protein, translated as MTHTHNRPIVVMQSASTCTEGVAALDQPLLLNGEQPDFARRLQQALASATVGCRLYLLGDEAFIWRIHGEARAAGLEEAEISMTCTTPGLRQVYCAHCGLTQAAGPEALLNCIGCQVGLEVRGHFSRRLGAYLGVCINPDQPYAGFQP; from the coding sequence ATGACGCACACCCACAACCGCCCCATCGTGGTGATGCAATCGGCAAGCACCTGCACGGAGGGTGTCGCCGCACTGGACCAACCACTGCTGCTGAACGGCGAACAACCCGACTTCGCGCGGCGCCTGCAACAGGCATTGGCCAGCGCCACCGTGGGGTGTCGGCTTTACCTGCTGGGTGATGAGGCCTTTATCTGGCGCATTCACGGCGAGGCACGCGCCGCCGGCCTGGAAGAGGCTGAAATCAGCATGACCTGCACGACACCCGGCCTGCGCCAGGTGTATTGCGCGCACTGCGGCCTGACCCAAGCAGCGGGGCCGGAAGCGTTGCTCAACTGCATCGGCTGCCAGGTGGGCCTCGAGGTACGCGGGCATTTTTCCCGACGCCTGGGCGCCTACCTGGGCGTGTGCATCAACCCCGACCAGCCCTATGCGGGGTTCCAGCCATGA
- a CDS encoding ATP-binding protein produces MLTRPKGWPLWLGPVRREQARSVRRLLAGLPLHADGALAGFLDRFDALLPNARLNLILGSEDFGPTRRGLVEGCQDVARCPWRDAAVSDCPQACGPCRQRGVHRLVCALPPGEKGVLLLDTPRRAGASWRQLVEEAAQAVGVSVRLRSQQREQQRKQATSRHGALARELHDSVAQQLGYLSFQAHGLQSQLGEPALHDLCSGLSQLQRQVRELITSARLTMDGRSLRQALADSVAEFSRRCIIVFELDNRLADDALSPETELQILQIIREALANAVRHSHARHVRIELRQTQDGEASVAVEDDGIGLSQACGEHNHFGLAIIRERAASIGARLTIEAIRPHGVRVHLGLRRHQDLPQGSLDGLHDLITDR; encoded by the coding sequence GTGCTGACACGACCAAAAGGCTGGCCGCTCTGGTTGGGGCCTGTGCGCCGCGAACAGGCGCGCAGCGTGCGCCGGCTGTTGGCCGGGTTGCCCCTGCACGCTGACGGTGCCTTGGCGGGTTTCCTGGACCGTTTCGACGCACTGTTGCCTAACGCCAGGCTCAACCTGATCCTCGGCAGCGAAGACTTTGGCCCGACGCGACGCGGCTTGGTCGAAGGCTGCCAGGACGTAGCGCGTTGCCCCTGGCGTGACGCGGCCGTCAGCGATTGCCCCCAGGCCTGCGGCCCTTGCCGGCAACGTGGCGTGCACCGCCTGGTGTGCGCGTTGCCCCCGGGCGAAAAGGGTGTGTTGCTGCTCGATACTCCCAGGCGCGCCGGGGCCAGTTGGCGCCAGTTGGTGGAGGAGGCGGCGCAGGCGGTGGGGGTCAGCGTGCGCCTGCGCAGCCAGCAGCGAGAGCAGCAGCGCAAACAGGCGACCTCCCGCCACGGTGCCCTGGCCCGCGAGTTGCACGATTCGGTGGCGCAGCAGCTCGGCTACCTGTCCTTCCAGGCCCATGGCTTGCAGTCGCAACTGGGCGAACCGGCCCTGCACGACTTGTGCAGTGGTCTCAGCCAACTGCAACGCCAGGTGCGCGAGCTGATCACCAGCGCGCGCCTGACCATGGATGGGCGTTCGCTGCGCCAGGCCCTGGCCGATTCGGTGGCCGAATTCTCGCGGCGCTGCATCATCGTGTTCGAACTGGACAACCGCCTGGCCGACGATGCCCTGAGCCCGGAAACCGAATTGCAGATCTTGCAGATCATCCGCGAAGCCCTGGCCAACGCCGTGCGCCATTCCCACGCGCGGCATGTGCGTATCGAGCTGCGCCAGACCCAGGACGGCGAGGCTTCGGTGGCGGTGGAAGACGACGGCATCGGCCTTAGCCAGGCCTGCGGTGAGCACAACCATTTCGGCCTGGCGATTATTCGCGAGCGTGCCGCCAGCATCGGCGCGCGCCTGACCATTGAAGCGATCCGCCCGCACGGGGTGCGTGTGCACCTTGGCCTGCGTCGCCACCAAGACCTGCCACAGGGGAGTCTCGATGGACTGCACGACCTTATTACTGATCGATGA
- a CDS encoding response regulator gives MDCTTLLLIDDHPLFRKGLAQLFGASDDFEVVGQAASGREGINLAVSLTPQQVLLDLHMPGLSGLQVLDELRQLRLDCQVVVLTASMDRDELLSALRLGASGYVLKETEPDALLAYMRNCHKGAIVLDSTLIALLADQAEPAHHSEAPGNDNLTEREGQTLALIAAGMSNKQIGRELGISDGTVKIYVRSLLQKLGLHSRLELAAWVHSGALKHEERH, from the coding sequence ATGGACTGCACGACCTTATTACTGATCGATGATCACCCACTGTTTCGCAAAGGCCTGGCGCAGTTGTTCGGCGCCAGTGACGACTTCGAAGTGGTGGGCCAGGCGGCCAGCGGCCGCGAAGGCATCAACCTGGCCGTGAGCTTGACGCCGCAGCAGGTGCTGCTGGATTTGCACATGCCCGGCCTCAGTGGTTTGCAGGTGCTCGATGAGCTGCGCCAACTGCGCCTGGACTGCCAGGTGGTGGTGCTCACGGCCTCGATGGACCGCGACGAACTGCTCAGCGCCTTGCGCCTCGGCGCCAGTGGCTATGTGCTCAAGGAAACCGAGCCGGACGCGCTGCTGGCGTATATGCGCAACTGCCACAAGGGCGCGATTGTGCTGGACTCGACCCTGATTGCGCTGTTGGCCGACCAGGCCGAGCCCGCACACCACAGCGAGGCCCCGGGCAACGACAATCTCACCGAACGCGAAGGCCAGACCCTGGCGTTGATTGCCGCTGGCATGAGCAATAAACAGATCGGCCGCGAGCTGGGCATCAGCGACGGCACGGTGAAAATCTACGTGCGCAGCCTGCTGCAGAAGCTCGGCCTGCACTCGCGGCTGGAACTGGCAGCGTGGGTGCACAGCGGCGCCTTGAAGCACGAGGAGCGCCATTAG
- a CDS encoding PAS domain-containing protein, producing MRESPEAFVLPSIELMDCFPAALLRLRDNGQIAHFNLAWAELMGPPGGERNLIDYVHQEDRPWWRQALNELRRRPDTSFNQRLRFVHPSGELRWFEISLKRGPQGFYLVAGDVTAHKRREIALQASQRSSMSLLDSMPGLIYRGRNNRDWTMEFVSAGCLQLTGYPAERLVDNHEFTYNSLILAQDADYVWREVQYALSRHEPFELNYQIRCADQSIKHVWEKGVGIYADTREVLGIEGAIFERRL from the coding sequence ATGAGGGAAAGCCCCGAAGCCTTTGTGCTCCCGTCGATCGAGCTGATGGATTGTTTCCCCGCCGCCTTGCTGCGCCTGCGTGACAACGGCCAGATCGCCCACTTCAACCTGGCGTGGGCCGAATTGATGGGGCCGCCTGGCGGCGAACGCAATTTGATCGACTACGTGCACCAGGAAGACCGCCCCTGGTGGCGTCAGGCGTTGAATGAACTGCGCCGCCGCCCCGACACTTCGTTCAACCAGCGTCTGCGCTTTGTGCACCCCAGCGGCGAATTACGCTGGTTCGAGATCAGCCTCAAGCGCGGCCCGCAAGGCTTTTACCTGGTGGCCGGTGACGTCACCGCCCACAAACGCCGCGAAATTGCCTTGCAGGCCAGTCAGCGCAGCAGCATGAGCTTGCTCGACAGCATGCCCGGCCTGATCTATCGCGGGCGCAACAACCGCGACTGGACCATGGAATTCGTCAGCGCCGGCTGCCTGCAACTCACCGGTTATCCGGCCGAACGGCTGGTGGACAATCATGAGTTCACCTACAACAGCCTGATCCTGGCGCAGGACGCCGACTACGTGTGGCGCGAGGTGCAATATGCGTTGTCGCGGCATGAACCCTTCGAGTTGAATTACCAGATCCGCTGTGCTGATCAGTCGATCAAGCACGTGTGGGAGAAGGGCGTGGGGATTTATGCCGATACCCGCGAAGTGCTGGGGATCGAAGGGGCGATTTTCGAGCGCAGGCTTTAA
- a CDS encoding ABC transporter ATP-binding protein, producing MSAVIKDSAQHSGQPLVSLRNLNKYYGEFAAVDNISLDIQDGEFLTFLGSSGSGKSTTLSMLAGFETPSSGEILVGGQSLVNVPPHKRDIGMVFQRYSLFPHLSVRDNIAFPLAIRKLASAEREKRVDAMLKLVQLEQFAHRRPSQLSGGQQQRVAIARALVYEPRILLMDEPLGALDKKLREDLQDELRQLHRRLGITIVYVTHDQEEAMRLSQRIAIFSHGKIVGLGSGFDLYQNPPNAFVASFLGNSNFLKLKAQGNAVASFEGQSLAIRLTSGLHTEQDVLLMVRPEKALALSVEQAAEQPLAAGWNEVSAIVGEVLFLGESQTCTVKTLGGTSMTVKALSAAGMPLKAGDPVRVRWATADACVYTEWAESDLNKAAGAH from the coding sequence ATGAGTGCCGTGATCAAAGATTCTGCGCAACACAGCGGGCAACCCCTGGTCAGCCTGCGTAACCTGAACAAGTACTATGGCGAATTCGCTGCCGTGGACAACATCTCGCTGGACATCCAGGACGGCGAATTCCTCACCTTCCTCGGCTCCAGCGGCTCGGGCAAAAGCACCACGCTGTCGATGCTCGCCGGCTTTGAAACGCCGAGCAGCGGCGAGATCCTGGTGGGTGGCCAATCCCTGGTCAACGTGCCGCCACACAAACGCGACATCGGCATGGTGTTCCAGCGCTATTCGTTGTTCCCACACCTGTCGGTGCGCGACAACATCGCCTTCCCCCTGGCGATCCGCAAACTGGCCAGCGCCGAACGCGAAAAGCGCGTCGACGCCATGCTCAAGCTGGTGCAGCTGGAACAGTTCGCCCATCGCCGTCCTTCGCAACTCTCCGGCGGCCAGCAGCAACGCGTGGCGATCGCCCGTGCGCTGGTGTACGAACCGCGCATCCTGCTGATGGACGAACCCCTCGGCGCCCTCGACAAGAAACTGCGTGAAGACCTGCAAGACGAACTGCGCCAACTGCACCGGCGCCTGGGCATCACCATCGTCTACGTGACCCACGACCAGGAAGAAGCCATGCGCCTGTCCCAGCGCATCGCGATTTTCAGCCACGGCAAAATCGTCGGCCTGGGCAGCGGTTTCGACCTCTACCAGAACCCGCCGAACGCCTTTGTGGCCTCGTTCCTCGGCAATTCCAACTTCCTCAAGCTCAAGGCCCAGGGCAATGCGGTGGCCTCGTTTGAAGGCCAGTCGTTGGCGATCCGCCTGACCAGCGGGCTGCACACCGAGCAGGATGTGCTGCTGATGGTGCGCCCCGAAAAAGCCCTGGCGCTGAGCGTGGAGCAAGCCGCCGAGCAGCCGTTGGCGGCGGGCTGGAATGAGGTGTCGGCAATTGTCGGTGAGGTGCTGTTTCTGGGTGAAAGCCAGACGTGCACGGTGAAAACCCTCGGTGGCACGTCGATGACGGTCAAGGCGCTGTCTGCTGCGGGCATGCCACTCAAGGCTGGCGACCCGGTGCGAGTGCGCTGGGCCACGGCGGATGCGTGTGTGTATACCGAGTGGGCCGAAAGCGACCTGAACAAGGCGGCTGGCGCCCATTGA